A stretch of DNA from Anopheles ziemanni chromosome 3, idAnoZiCoDA_A2_x.2, whole genome shotgun sequence:
GAGATTTACTGGCCCATTCATGGGGAGGTACTGCatggtttcgattttttccaccttttcctTCTGGCTGAAGTGTTTGTTGTAAGTTTCTACGGTGATTTTGAACGATTTGTCCGCCTGGAAGTGAACTGCTAGTGATTGGTTCGATTCAACGTGTCGTCGAAGCTCCTGGTGGAAGCACTGCAATCCCTGGCCCGAATGAGCCCAAAGCTCAAAGACGCACCGTAAAGACATGGAACGTGATGCAAGCTTGCGTGCTGCCTCGTCATTTTGCATTTCCACCACCCAAAACGGTCGCTCCGGGTTGTGATTAGCTGGGGTGTTCATTTGAATGTTCCATAGCCGCATGAGTGAGGCTATTTCCTAAAATCAAGACCCGCACAGTTTAATTGATTTCCACAATTGTTATATATTACTTACAGCTTGACGAAAGTCCACATGCTCCTGGGCAAACCAGAGGACGTACTTTTTCCAGGATCCACTCATTTTTGCAGCTTACAAATTGTGATCTACAAAAACATGCGTCTTTAACCGCCAACTGACGTTTCTCacaattgtaaacaaaacaaaccgcccACCTCCCGTTTCCGTTGGAAGACACGTAGCAAACAAAAGACTGGGTTTTAGTCGtaatcaatttttaaatttattcatgtTTCATGCTGATGCCCCGTCTAAAATTCCTAGCCCGTTATGATCGATTAACTTGTATATGAAACTTACACGACGGCATCGTCTGCACTTCTGCCGTGACGGTGCTAGTGATACCAAGATTTGCCAGTCCACCTCGAACTAGTCCGCAGGTAAACGCTACGAACTGTaaacgaaatttaaaaacgTTCGATTTGGTTAGACGCAAGTTTGCGTAGCGCGAAACGGAACATCCTACCTTTGGTGCATGTTCTAAATACTGTGAGCCTGACGACAGCCGGGTTAAGAAGCGGAATGCATTGTCCTGCAGCACATACACACCCTGATGATTCGTCCGTAGATTGTCGATCTGCTTGCGGTAGATTGAGCTCCAGAAATCGGTACAGATGAACTTCATCGTATCCAGTTCATCCTTGAACCGTGGCCACTCTCTGGTCAAACGCTCGATGATTCTGTAGCCCGTGGTGAATCCGATGTATTCCAACGTAGAGAGATCATTTTCCTGAAAGTTCTAGGCCAACGTGAATCTCGGTCGAAGCAACCAATCGTAAAGACTGCTCCCTTTAAACTCTTTTTACCTTACTATTATCCTTGGTTAGTGTGTAGTTTACAATTTCTGAATGCAAAAACTCGAAAATAGCTTCCTCGGCCATTGGGAACCGTACTTCTTTAATCCTGGGCAGTCGGAAAActgcaaaaatattttcttgttgAACTGTCACactatcaaaacaaataaatcgttGCCCATGTAGCATAACTCGATTAAATGCATCTACAGTAAATTACAAAAAAGGCCGCAcaagttttttaaaaaaccGTTGGGAAGAATACAATTTTGGAGATTCTACATTCACGATTACCCTCTTATCTACGGTGTGCcattagtttgttttaaaatacatgATAAGCACGAGAAGGGAATATGTTTCGCAACAATGTCATCAATGCCAGCCTGACTATTTTTATCGTTCCGGCCATaaaaacccattttgcatACACGACACATTTATtcaatcgtttgttttgaattacAATACCGGCGCTGGCTCTGGTTGGTTGATAATTTTAATCTATTGGTTATATGTCTATACTATGCGTTACCTGCATAAGAAGAACTACTACGTGAAATTATCTCGCTTTATCATGAATAAACACACTCTAACCATGCGTTGGCGCTGAGGGGAGGGACGATCGGATTCAATTACCGTTCGCCTAGACATTCATATTGCAAAAGCTAAGCATTCATCGCGCTGCGATAAACGCCGATGAATCATCCTCCTCCGAAGTGGTAGTTTTCGATAagagattttttgtttttcatgttgaataaatcactttaaaaagtgCTAACGCGATCaacatatatgtatatatatatagatcTCATACTGAATGACTCGTACTGACTGCCGTCGTCGTGGCGCTGGCTTTCGGTAAGTTTTTgtactgattttttttccacatttctAATCTCACGAATCCGGGCGCCATCGCTTATCTTATTTTGTAGGGACGTGTAGAGGCAATTTGAAGGATCAATtgaacgaacgaaaagaaatacgATAAAACGGGATACATCTACTATTGGCGCTGATTTTAACCAATGGATTGGAAGGGTAGAACTTCATTCACTCGTACAGAACGCGTTTGGCTCGTTTTAATCGGTTGGAatcgaaaatggaaataaaacaataaaataaggCTCTTACAAGGTGAGATACACTATAGAATCGACGGAGGTTGAGAAAATCTGGCTAGCAATCAGAAAGAGCTAACGAAGGGGATTTAAAGTGGATAATGTGTTACTATCGCGCGGTACTGGCTTGGTTTAGTCACTAAACAAGATGACCTAATAATCGACAGAATAACCGAATATCATGACCGGGAGGACGCTACTAAGCCGTAACGAATGTATTTGTAAAGTGAGAAAGGAAGCTTTTATGATGTCTGCATGCTCTGCCGAAGTCGACGCTGTTCAGATCAAATCGTATAACCGGGACACTTGCTCAGATTCTAGTTTCTACGATAGCGCCGTCGGGAGGAAGCGTTCTGAGATGCTGCTTGCTGGTTCTGGCCGGCGTAAATATTGTTCAGAAAATCGTCCAGATTCGGTTCGCtgagaaagaaaattcaaaattataaAGCATGCCACACTGGTGAGTAAAAAGCGGTGTTCTCACTTTGATGCTGGTTCCTTTCGCGATCGTCCAATCGATTCTTTCTCTTGCTGCTGACCttgttgctgatgttgctgctgttgttgtgcctgttggtgttgctgctgctgttgctgctgctgggagcTACTACCGAGCACGATGCGATACTGTACGATGTGCGAATTTGGTTGCAGGTGCGAAAGGGCACCCTTCTGGCAGTTGGCCCATTCCGTGATGTCGTACACGTTGCCTTCCATCATCGCGAGGTACTTCCAGCGGAAACCGAGGAAAGTCGTTTCAGCCCATATATCACCCTAAAATAGAAATGACAGCACAAACGAACATTTTAGTTAGCATTTAAATTGCAATCCATTGCACACGACGATCGCCTACAAAACCTTACCTCCCGAgcaggatgacgaattttgcaCGAACTGCATTCTCTGGCGGCGTAGTGTGCCCGTCCGGTCGGTTTGCGCGGATGGCGAAGGCAGCAGCTGCTGCATCTGTAGGAGCAATAATCGATGGAGTAAATCACTTGAATGTCGAACAAGGGTATAGTTCTCCTACCTAATGGTATTTGCGGCCTCGGATATTTTCGTGTGCAGTTGGGTTAGTAGATCATTAATCTCCGACCAGGCCTTCTCCGCGTTCAGTGCCTCCGCGAGGCTCTGGTCATACTCTTTGCGGCTTTCTTGTTCTCCGATCAGCTCAAACGACCGCTGAAGTACCTTGAACGCTTCCTCCGCTCCCGGCTGCTTGTTCTTGTCCGGGTGTACTAGCACCGCAATCTTCTTGTAGTGCTTCCGTATCTGTTCCTGGGTGCACTCCGGACTGACGCCGAGAATACTGTACGCGTCCTTGCCTTTGCAGTTTAGCAAAGATGACATCGCTTCATCCGCCGTCGACGGTAGCCGTCCATCCTTGTAGTGCTGCGTTCCGGTGCCCGTCTTTCCGGCCGTAGTCTCCAGCGTTGGTTTCTGCCGGCGGCATCTACGCCAAAACGCCCACCGCGAATCCTTCTCGAAGCGGTTATCGAACGCGAGGCACACACCACGAAACCAAGCGCCAGGACGTGCCGAGTTTTTGCTAAAATCTTGCCGAAGGGTGTGCGCATGTTGCCAACAATACTGATAGCCGGACAGTACGTAGTCCCAGGCCAAGCGCAAGCTGAGGTACACGACATCGCTCACCAGGGACCACAGCCAGAGAATCGCGAGGACCGTGTACTCGAGCCATTTCAAAAGAAGTTTCTCCAAAAACgcatatttttgatttttgcgCGACCGGCTCGACCTTTTGCCACCGTTTGAGGACAGTCCGGCCAGCTtgtcttgctgctgctgctgtttgctGGATGTGCGGGACCCTGCACCTGCTCCGCGACCCGATGAACCTCCTCCCTTCCTGTACGTTCCCATGCGGggtgggtttattttttcgataTGTGTATCATTCGAtccgtttgtgtttttcttcacgttgTACACAAACTGAGtagactgctgctgctgtccaTTCGCGTTTCCTCGGTTACCTAGCTGAGCTCCTGCTTCCGATTCTACGCTATCCTGATCGTACTCCTCGGAATCATCTTCATAAAATTCATCCGCACGTTCCTCCTCGGTTTCATCGTTCGGCAGTGCCACGTCGTCTCCGTTCTGGAGTCCATTTAGTTCGGACTCGTCATTCCGGCGTGCACGACGTGCCTTACCCAACAAGCCGGAATCGGTTCCCTCAATGCCAATGGGACGTGTAGTTCCTTTGTCCTTTCTGTAGGTAGACTTCtcgttcttttttcctttctcttgaCCCTGTCTCGAAACGGTGGTACTATCTGTTTTACCATTTCCTCCATCGCTTGTTAAAACAGCACTGGAGCCCACTGCACTCGTGCCTCCACCGTTCATACGATCGCTCTTTTTCGAAGATCCCTCGTTGCTACGATCCTTTTGATTGATCACGTTTGCAGCGCCAAACTTACGCTCGCTACCGTTAGTTGTAGATCCCTTCTTTGATTCGCGTTTCCCGGAAGTTTTCGCCACCGTGTTAACGTTCCCATTAACACCGTTGATCAACGTCTGCTTTGCTCCACTGCCCGCCATTCCCGTAGGAGCATTCATACCATCGCCGTTGACAACAGCTGATGACCCGTTACCGTTCCCGGCAAAAGCGCTCATCGAGACTCCAGCAGCCCCTATTACTCCCGCTCCACCACCTCCTGAGGATACGTTCTTGCTCAGTACATCAGAGTATGACATACGCATCGGTTTTACTTCCGCCACAATGCGTTGCTTTTTGTTCACGTTCTGATCCAGTTTGGCGGAATTATCATCGTTCTGTTGGTTGTACACCGCTGCCGCCGATGTTGTTGTGGCGGCCGCATTCGCTCGAGATACCTTCGGTGGGCACGGTTGCGAGGAAGCAGAAGACACAGGCAAAGAACCCGTCGTGCCGGTAATGGTAGGAGGAACCGGATTTACGGCAGGTTTCAGTACGCCTGCCTTGGTCGGTGAAGCGGTCCCTTTATTGCCCTCTGGATCGTGATTCGCGTTCAGCAGCACGGGTGAAGCGGTGCCGGGTGTTTCGTTGATAAGGGAAGGTCCATTACCGTACGTACCGGAGATCGTTGGTGCCCAATTGCCGACCAGTTGACTGATCAGTTCACTGGTATTGTTATTCGCATTGTCCACTGAGAGCGGAGACGTGGATTGTACGGAGGGTGTTTGCAGCACAGGTTGACTGACTGCTCCATGCGCCTGGGAAGCGAACTGGGCCGCTAAGCCGACCGATGACTGGTGCGATGTTTGCTGCAGATGTTGGTGCTCTGTAgtgggcggtggtggtggtggtggctgaggttgctgttgctgttgttgtgggTTGTGTAGAGTGAACCCAAAACCGGGTGCGGCCAACATAAAACTACTGTTGTTCGAAAACAACTCATAGCCTTGTTTGTTTGATCCGGGATGGTTCTGAGTGGCCTCATCCTGCGGACGTGCCATTAACCCGGGCCCGGACGCAGGCTGGTGCGAGGGATTGTAGACCACTTTTATCAATTGCCCATACGCATCCGTATACTCATCCCCAAGCTGCTGAGAGCCGTGAGGGTGCGGGTACACAGCGGGGTTGGCAGTAAAAGTGTCCACCATACCGGGaacattttgataaaaaccCGCAACAGAAGACGGAACCACGGGCGCCGTTGGAACTGCGTATGGATGTGGATGTTGCTGCATATGTTGTGTTAACAGCTGCGGCACCGGTTGTGGCAGCGGATGCTGCAGCTGTTGATGCTGTGCGTGCGTGTAATGATGCGCTGGTGGCTGCTGACTATTAGCTGGCCAATAGTTCTCATTACTACCATTCGGGTTATTTGACATTTTCTGACGGCAAATTTGGGCTCGCTAAGCACGAGCGTCCTCCGTATTACTCACAAACTTCATGCATGAAAATCGGTGGCACCAGAAGCCAGTTGATTCACACTTGCCAGCGACAACGTTGATGTGGAACTTGTACTGCACACATGGGATACGCCACAGACCAACCATACGCTACTTGATCCACGCGATATGGTGCCGGACGCTATCCGGAAGCATCCGGCGGGTACGTCCACTGATCTATTTCGCCGATAATATGCCCGTGAAAACACTTAAATACACTAAAGCCGACGCGTGAATAGAAAAACCCACTAGCAAAAATCTTTTCGCTACACGAAGACGACGGTGAGTATTCTGCCTTTTTTACGCAGGCAATGTCAAACTGACAAGGATGCACTTTGACAGCTCACCATTCGCTTTCAACGTTGTTCAAGAGAAAAGGTTGTTTCGTAAttataaaaatgcaaattttgcaagtgcataaattaatttaaaaaatgttcataTCGCTTTTTTATATGCAATTGAATACTGAAATCTTCGAACAAAATAGTTCATCGTAGTGAAAATTGAGGAAATATTGCAAGACAAGGTGGCATCGAGTTTGACacattggttttctttttggcgGTTTGTTCGCCCCTGTGCAAATTATGTTTTTGAGATCATTCGTCAGTTTCAGTTCGGCAGTGAATCAGAGcggaggttagcagtgcagttcctgaaagggttagcggaaaagtaaggttacggcacgaccgcgtggtcacgccgagctggagctcaggtcagaaaaatcctagctgccgcacatctcgttctgtttgagtcaatcaagcggaccacgagttcttgtgtcctgacaacggaaggaattatccctcccgtggccggcgggtggacatatggctattattagccggtcctaaaggacgagccccttcataggagttcggacagagtcggtacgcctctgattacgagtaagggaacaaacgttcgacttagcgtaggaggatataccccgactcgcatagcgaaagaagaagaagaagagatcaTTCGTACATTTCGCGACCGGGCAGTTTGCGGTACAGACGTGCACTTGTTGAAGCGCGGAACAAAGCGCtaacttttttctcgttttctcgaGCGAATGATAAAGAGACTCTTCTTATCAAAGACAGAGTGAAAACGGTGTTTGTCCCGATCAGGGAATATTTTTACGCCCTTTGCTAAAACGGCAGGACTGACGAAAACAACCAGATCCAGAAATAGATAGCAGGGACTACGGGTCCCATATGGAACGTGTAGCCAAAGTGTCGATTCGTTTCGAAATTAAGCAGCTTTTATCACTAAGTAGTTAATTTCAAGTTTTCGTCAATCgtgaaaatatttattcataaGTGTCGTGGGCACTACTGCAGCTTTTCGCATCCTTTTTTGTGCCAAAAAGCTAGCCATCACAAAATGGTGTCTACCATTACCGCAGGTTCTCGTTTGCGGTCATTGACTTCGTTGCTTTTGTTAGTAACAACATTAGCTGGTTCACAATGCAGTAGCGCCGGCGAAGAACTGGCCGGGGAAAAGGCTGGCAAGCTTATTTTCGCCCATGTTGTAAGTACAAGTAGGGCCACATTTGCTAACAAACGGtatgagataaaaaaaaatgtcttctCTTTGCAGCTGTTTCGTCATGGCGATCGTACCCCGATCGACCCATATCCTAATGACCCCTGGAAGGACCCTAGCCATTGGACCACGGGCTGGGGACAGCTGACGAATGTAAGATAAATCCTGTGATAAACATAAGAATAGTTGATATAAAAAATTGTTCTCAATGCAGGCTGGCAAGATTCATCATTTATTGCTGGGAAAGTGGCTGCGTCAACGGTATTCAAACCTGCTGAAGGAAACTTACGCTAGTGATGAGATTTACGTTCGCTCCACGGATGTCGACCGTACCCTTATGAGCGCTGAATCAAACCTTGCCGGACTGTACCCTCCAAAGGGGGCGGACGTGTGGGATTCCGGCATTACGTGGCAACCGATACCGGTACACACGGTTACGGAGGAGTTAGATAGCGTGCTGGCGACAAAGAAGCGCTGTCCAGCTTTCGATCACGCTCTTAAGGTGTACCGTCAGTCAGAACCATACCATTCGTACAACAGTTCGTTGGAGCCCGTTTATCGGTACATTACGGAAAAGACCGGTCGGCGATATGATTCCCTCTCGAGCGCGCAGAACCTTTACAGCTGTCTGCTAATAGAGGAACTGAATAATTTTACCCTACCCGAATGGACGAAGTCAGTTTACCCGGAGCCGCTGCGCACTATTTCGGCAATGGGGTTCGCAGTGAAAACGAATAATACCCAACTCGCCCGCTTGAAGATGGGACCACTGGTGAAGGAGATTCTGAACCGATTTCGCTCAAAGGCAAACGGAAGTCTCAAACCAAATCGTTCGGTGTGGATTTACAGTGCGCACGATGTAACGGTTGGAAGTTTGCTGAACGCGTTGCGAATTTTCGAACTGCATAATCCACCGTTCGCGGCGTGCGTTCTTCTAGAACTGCGCCAACCAGCTAACGGAACAGGCGAACCGTACGTGCAGGTTTTCTACAAAAACACCACTGCCGACGTACCATTTAGTCTGCCCATTCCTGGCTGTGGCGAGCGATGCCCGCTGGCAAAGATGTTTGAAATCTACGACGAAATTATTCCTAAGGACTGGGAAAGCGAATGTCAGCTGTCGATGCTCTCAATGAGCTACGTTGAAGCGGATCTAAACTCCACCAGCAGTCTGATCGGAATTGTGCTCCTAGCAACCACATCAATGCTGGTCTTTCTGGCCGTGGTGGCGATTGTACGACGACGCAATAGTAGTGAACGGTGGTACCTGCGTATTGATGGTTAATTACCAGAAAAGCTTTTGTTTCTATTCGTCTAAAGTTATCCCATGTTTGTCAAGACATTTTATAAGGCTGATTTTTAACTGTTTCTCGTTGGAGATTGTCATTCAGGGGTTTTTACTGCACTggttattattaaaataaatgactTGCGTATGAATATATTAGCAAAATTAACgtaatgtgttttatttcggacgaaaaaacaaatattaactGTAGTTGTACTGAGCGGTGACTTCACTCCACTTGCTTAGAACTCAAGTTTTTCCGGCTTGATTGCTTTCTTCATCGGAGTCTTGCGTATTGGACGCATACCACGTGCCGGACATATCGGTGCGTTCAAACAATCATTACAGCGAGGAAAATTTGGGGTGCAGATGGTTTGCCCGAATCCCACCAGCAGATGATTAAATTCATCCCATATTTCAAACGGTAGCCACTTCTCCAGCGCTATGCGAGTCGCCTCCGGTTGCTTCGTTTCCTCCGGGATCAACTGGAGCCAGTTGGAAATACGGTGCACGTGCGTGTCAACTCCGATCCCGGTTACAACGTTCCAGGCCGAACGCATGCAGAGGTGGGCCATCTTTTTTCCGACACCAGGCAGCTTAAGCAACTCCTTGATGTTGTTCGGTATATCTCCATCGTACTGGTCAATTAAAATTTGGGACATCTGTTTGATaaactttgttttattctgaaaaagaaaaatcgtgGCAACACTGTTATTTGCGAGCTTCACCATCTAGGATTCATTGCATGTCATGTCATATAGCGATGACAGTTCTCTCGTTTagtaaaaaattgcaaaacaaaacaggctACGAAACAGGAGTGTAGGCTAAGTTCTACAAGTATTTGGACGGTACAGTAgtgaaaatataacaaacatGAAGTTGTTAGTAAAAATACTTAAAGGAGAGGAATACACAATCGAGGTAAATGTACACCTACACCCTGCTGCCTACTCCACTTGTTGACGCAATTGTTCACATTCTTGCAGACCACCGAAGATTCCTCGATTCAACAGATAAAGGAAGagatcgaaaagaaaagcagcaTTCCGGTCGAGCATCAGAAGCTACTACTCGTTGGAAAGGCCCTGGCGgacgagaaaactgtttcttCGTACAGTAATATCTCCGAGGGCACCAAGCTCACCTTAGTCGTAAAGAAACCAGATCCGCTACGGGACGTTATTTATCGACACTTTAAACGGTACCTGCAGGAGGAGCAATCGCAACGACTTACAGACAAATTTATGGATGACTTTGAGCAAAAACTATACCAACTTAGCTTGGACGATCTGGAGAAGATAGCTACCGAAATGTTGGCAAAAAAGGGTCAAAATGTGTAAATGTCTTAGCATTGTGTAAAGTATAAGTTAATGGCGCGTGGGAAGCTGTTTTACATTTAACTGGAATTGTTTCGCACTTCTACCGTAATAAAGAtccaggaaaaaaaatctattttagAGTACTGATATACACTTACCCTGTAAAAACTGATGGGATATATCAGTTTTTCCAACACAGCATCATCAGTCGACACAATCGATTCTGGAGTGAGTCCATGCTTCTTCAGCCGCACCATGCACTCGTGGTTTGCTTGATCTCTTGTTTGGCTCGAGAGGATGAGTGATACGAGACAGTGGTACCGCTTGTGACGATCGGGGATCATTGTTTCGGCATCTGATGTAAACTGATCGCAACCCATCGTATCAACCGGGGCTAAAATTGCTTGACGCATTTGGCGAATGTTTTCGATTAGTTGACGCCAGTTTTTAGGCTCCCACTTAACTTCCTTGCTGGGATGACCGTCGAGCGAATCGTCATTTAGTTCGCGTTTAATTGAGGAACGAGAGTCTGATGTTTCTTGTTTGCATggtgttttttcgttcaattCTTGGTACTCATCGGCTGGTTCCACTTTAATCTTGATTTCCACTGTTGAAGAATCTAGGAAACAAATGTTACAGAACTTGTAGGACATGCAAACGAGTCTTGTGTATGTGTATCCTTACCCTCCTCCAATCCAATGTTCTGTGATTCCAGTTTCTCCATCTTTATGCCAATTTCCGTTGGTGTCTTTTCCCTCGGAGGATCCTTTTTTGTAGGAGTGTTTTCGTTCGATTGCTGTGGTTCACAGATTTGATTCACAGCAACGGCATCGCatcgaatattttttttattgccctTAACTGACTTTGTAGACGGCGCTGTTGAAGTGTTTTTGGTACTATAAGCTGTACTTGGATTGGCCTTGGgagttttatttgaataagGTTCTTTCTGTTCCAGAGCCACCTTACTCGAATTGGTGATCTTTTGCAGAAGAGTGCTACCATGCTTTCTTGTAAAGTTTCTAGTTTTCTTCGGAGAAAAGTACGGCGATTTGGTTTCCTGGAAAAAATAACCTTGTAAGTGAGATACCTTTTGAGGTCAATTTAAACCAGATCTACCATTGTCTTGAATAAAAAACGAACACCCAACGACAGGATTAtcatgaaaatagaaaatgtaCACCGCTTTCAAATGCTTTTCACAAGTGTTCAACAACAAAGCCCGCGATTTCGACAAATATCAACAATTACGAGAATGTCAAACGAAATGACATTTTTCCGGTATTGTTTAATGAACCGTTTTAGGTATTTATAGGAATAATAGGAATAAAATCTATGTTAAGTCAACATCTTTTCTCAAGTTATTTCCAAATTTACAGAATTGATACTGACTATTAAAACATGTTCGCACAATATGTAGTATTGTTCAGAAGTTTTATTCGGTTGGTACTCCAAATGTTCATACGATTTAACTCCCAGTAGGAGCACGGATAAAAATTGTAAAGATTTATTTAACTGTTTATTGGTTTTATTGgtaaataattttatcttGTTTGCTGAATTGTTTCTGTAAATATTTCAAGCTGTCTCTCCGTCGTTTGCCACAATTTTCGAAAAGTTAAAAGCTGTCAAAAGCGGCATTTTAACAttagtggtgggaaaatcaaaTGCCTGTAGGGATTCGTATTAAATCTTAGATCTAGATCTACCAAACCGAATCCTACTCCGTTAACCGGCGAGAGACTATAAGAACATAAAACTATGTTTTGCGCATATTTCTTCCAAAAAagttagttttttaaataagttgATAAACAACCAAGGCaatattattaaattacatttttcgaGCGTTCGAAGCGAGTAAATTGAATTCAATCACATCGAATTTACATCGACTCATATAGTGTTCGAATCGAATTAAATCGAGTCTTAGACGAATCGAATCAATCCTGAATCTGAATCGAATCtgtcaaatgggatccaaTCCGATCCGCGCTGAGATCGGGCCTTCAATTCTTCCGAATCCTtaattctgccaacactagtgaAATCCATTCGGCCCGCTGCAGACGCCATTGAACGTTGGCGCAACCCTGGAAGGAGAAggcaaaatatttttgttttttcccatcATCCTGGTTCTGTTTAgttatcattttgtttaagtttACCATCGTAAGCCTTAGCTTAGCAGTAGCAGTAAGCCACAGACGTAGCAAAAGACGTATGAGATGATTCCGgtaagtgttttgtttgtgttgtctGCGCGGCGGCGGTGAGGTGTATCATTTCCGGTGCCGTCGTCCGACCGTGTACCGTCCGCCGACGATGACGAGAGCGCTGCAATAACACATTCCGTTTTCCATCTTGCATCCATTTTGTGCGTTTCTACCCGCCCTGCTTCACAAACGCGTCCGCCATCCCCGTACGCTGTGTGCCGCACCGAACAACCAACCGGGCCGACGATGGACGCGCAGAGAACTAAAGTGTTTGTAGGCAGCCTACCGCCAGCGACCAAGCCGGAGGAGGTACGCCGGTTGTTCGAAAACTATGGCGTGGTGACCGAATGCGACGTAATGAACAGGTGCGCGTTCGTGCACATGCAAAATCAGGACATGGCGGAGAGTGCCATCCAGGCGCTGCACAACACGACCTTCAAGGGTGTGACGATCGTGGTGGAGCGCGGTCGCGTCCGCGAGAGACCGCCGGGTGGTGTGGGCGGTGTGGGCATGGATAGCTCGCGCGGTCGCCCCGGCGCTGGACCGATGCGTGGTTCTCGCGGCGGTATGAGGAGCCAGCCATACGGTAC
This window harbors:
- the LOC131287938 gene encoding trafficking protein particle complex subunit 6b translates to MAEEAIFEFLHSEIVNYTLTKDNSKENDLSTLEYIGFTTGYRIIERLTREWPRFKDELDTMKFICTDFWSSIYRKQIDNLRTNHQGVYVLQDNAFRFLTRLSSGSQYLEHAPKFVAFTCGLVRGGLANLGITSTVTAEVQTMPSCKFHIQVNRS
- the LOC131286398 gene encoding uncharacterized protein LOC131286398 — encoded protein: MSNNPNGSNENYWPANSQQPPAHHYTHAQHQQLQHPLPQPVPQLLTQHMQQHPHPYAVPTAPVVPSSVAGFYQNVPGMVDTFTANPAVYPHPHGSQQLGDEYTDAYGQLIKVVYNPSHQPASGPGLMARPQDEATQNHPGSNKQGYELFSNNSSFMLAAPGFGFTLHNPQQQQQQPQPPPPPPPTTEHQHLQQTSHQSSVGLAAQFASQAHGAVSQPVLQTPSVQSTSPLSVDNANNNTSELISQLVGNWAPTISGTYGNGPSLINETPGTASPVLLNANHDPEGNKGTASPTKAGVLKPAVNPVPPTITGTTGSLPVSSASSQPCPPKVSRANAAATTTSAAAVYNQQNDDNSAKLDQNVNKKQRIVAEVKPMRMSYSDVLSKNVSSGGGGAGVIGAAGVSMSAFAGNGNGSSAVVNGDGMNAPTGMAGSGAKQTLINGVNGNVNTVAKTSGKRESKKGSTTNGSERKFGAANVINQKDRSNEGSSKKSDRMNGGGTSAVGSSAVLTSDGGNGKTDSTTVSRQGQEKGKKNEKSTYRKDKGTTRPIGIEGTDSGLLGKARRARRNDESELNGLQNGDDVALPNDETEEERADEFYEDDSEEYDQDSVESEAGAQLGNRGNANGQQQQSTQFVYNVKKNTNGSNDTHIEKINPPRMGTYRKGGGSSGRGAGAGSRTSSKQQQQQDKLAGLSSNGGKRSSRSRKNQKYAFLEKLLLKWLEYTVLAILWLWSLVSDVVYLSLRLAWDYVLSGYQYCWQHAHTLRQDFSKNSARPGAWFRGVCLAFDNRFEKDSRWAFWRRCRRQKPTLETTAGKTGTGTQHYKDGRLPSTADEAMSSLLNCKGKDAYSILGVSPECTQEQIRKHYKKIAVLVHPDKNKQPGAEEAFKVLQRSFELIGEQESRKEYDQSLAEALNAEKAWSEINDLLTQLHTKISEAANTIRCSSCCLRHPRKPTGRAHYAARECSSCKIRHPAREGDIWAETTFLGFRWKYLAMMEGNVYDITEWANCQKGALSHLQPNSHIVQYRIVLGSSSQQQQQQQQHQQAQQQQQHQQQGQQQEKESIGRSRKEPASNEPNLDDFLNNIYAGQNQQAASQNASSRRRYRRN
- the LOC131288792 gene encoding prostatic acid phosphatase, whose product is MVSTITAGSRLRSLTSLLLLVTTLAGSQCSSAGEELAGEKAGKLIFAHVLFRHGDRTPIDPYPNDPWKDPSHWTTGWGQLTNAGKIHHLLLGKWLRQRYSNLLKETYASDEIYVRSTDVDRTLMSAESNLAGLYPPKGADVWDSGITWQPIPVHTVTEELDSVLATKKRCPAFDHALKVYRQSEPYHSYNSSLEPVYRYITEKTGRRYDSLSSAQNLYSCLLIEELNNFTLPEWTKSVYPEPLRTISAMGFAVKTNNTQLARLKMGPLVKEILNRFRSKANGSLKPNRSVWIYSAHDVTVGSLLNALRIFELHNPPFAACVLLELRQPANGTGEPYVQVFYKNTTADVPFSLPIPGCGERCPLAKMFEIYDEIIPKDWESECQLSMLSMSYVEADLNSTSSLIGIVLLATTSMLVFLAVVAIVRRRNSSERWYLRIDG
- the LOC131288793 gene encoding endonuclease III-like protein 1, with translation MSYKFCNICFLDSSTVEIKIKVEPADEYQELNEKTPCKQETSDSRSSIKRELNDDSLDGHPSKEVKWEPKNWRQLIENIRQMRQAILAPVDTMGCDQFTSDAETMIPDRHKRYHCLVSLILSSQTRDQANHECMVRLKKHGLTPESIVSTDDAVLEKLIYPISFYRNKTKFIKQMSQILIDQYDGDIPNNIKELLKLPGVGKKMAHLCMRSAWNVVTGIGVDTHVHRISNWLQLIPEETKQPEATRIALEKWLPFEIWDEFNHLLVGFGQTICTPNFPRCNDCLNAPICPARGMRPIRKTPMKKAIKPEKLEF
- the LOC131288794 gene encoding ubiquitin-like protein 4A-B, which translates into the protein MKLLVKILKGEEYTIETTEDSSIQQIKEEIEKKSSIPVEHQKLLLVGKALADEKTVSSYSNISEGTKLTLVVKKPDPLRDVIYRHFKRYLQEEQSQRLTDKFMDDFEQKLYQLSLDDLEKIATEMLAKKGQNV